The Eublepharis macularius isolate TG4126 chromosome 7, MPM_Emac_v1.0, whole genome shotgun sequence sequence tgcCCGTTGTGccccagatcagggccgaaacggccgtttgtggccgttttggccccaattgaggcctagacaggccaaaatgttttaaagtcaggtgggcaaagccacttgacttgggggaactactggaatggtgttccagtgcgttccccctcgaaatgaaccctggaCTCAGCAGTGTTTCCCCAGCAGAAGTTCAAAACCTGAATCCCAGATAATGGATCCTAGATAATGGAGGAATCAGCTGAGAGTCTGTAGCTAGACTGTTGGTGCTAAACAGCATGAACAGGTTGTGAACATGAATTCGATTAATCAATTGGCTGACTGATCAAAAGCGGCAAACAGATTGTGAGGTGAACCAGTAGGTGTTCAAGCATTCCTAGATTCAAATTGTCTGATCTTGGGGATCCATGGTTGCCCCTAGattgtggaattccctccccttGTATGCTGTCTCTATAAATCTTACAAAGTAAAAGACATTTCTCTCCTGGAAGACCTTTGAACTGATTGTGAAATGGCACACACAAAATActaaaacaagtaaataaatatgaaattAACCTTCTCTGAGGCTGTTCTCTACTACTGAAAAACCAACCTAGACTCAAATATTATCATAAGTTTGTTACCCAAATGTTTGCCATTGTGTTAACTTCCATAGTTTTCTCTATCAGTGAGTCTGGACAGTCAAGGAATTTCTTCCCAGTTACAATTCCAGCATTGTTAATTAGGATACTAACATCACCAACTTCCTTTTTAACCTGTAACAAAAACAAGCAGCGGTTAGTATATTCTGAGCTATGACACGTGTGCTTGCTTACCACAATTCTACAGTTAAGAAGTGCAGCAGTTATCTCCATAACTGGACTTTGCAAATAATAAGATTTTCACATTTCTTCAAATTAGCCCTTTTTAATACACAGATTTGCACAAACTGCGGGTCACAACATCTGAATTACTACCTCATAAAGGGCAAAGAAAGGATATTCTATTGAGTTTTATTGAATAATTTCATTTTACAGTATGTTTGGTATGCTCCTTAGCTGTTACCATATTGTCCATATTGAATAGGTTCAGAAATAAGGCGCTTAATGGAAAACTACATGTGACAAGAGTGACAAACAATGTGAGTAAATAAAGCCAAAACTGGTTATGCTTGATACAGGGACACTGCCCAGAACAACCTCCTGCAACATGTGACCCCATTCCTGACCTGTAAATACCATTTCACTATGTTTCTCAACATGCCCAATTCATGTTTCTGACAAGGAGATAGAAATTCCTGACCTGATGTTGCCAACAAGCACCATGACAAACAGTTCCATACAGTTCATAATGGGGATTAGGGAGGGCTTATGGTGTGAGTTTTTATTTGAAAAAGATCATCATCACACAGATGGCTAAAAACATTCCATTCAAAACACTGATATCAGATGGACAAGCCCATTCCCTATCTCAAAAGCCTACTGAACACAACCCAGAAGGAAGCTGTAGTTGCACTTGTATTTTATAATGTCTTCACTTCCAGTATTGACACATGTCTGGTGAATTTTAGGGAGGCAACCACATGTTGCCAAAAACAAATGACAGCAAACCAGAAGTGATAGGAAGTATTGTGCAATTCAAGTAATGTCATGCCACATAAAAGACCTCAGATACAAGAGACATTTTTTCATGTTTGACACAGTAAAGAGCCGACAGCATTGAACTGACCTGATGGCTTCTTACATCTGCAGCAAAGTAAAACATTGTAGGAAATTGTAGTTATTACCTCCAGAGCTattaaaatggtgcaggaacatacCTGAAAGTGATAGTAACTAGGCAAAACAGATGAGCAATGTGAAAGATAACTTGTAATCAAGAATTACCTGATCTGCCACTCGATAGATTTCCTGCTTCTTGCTACAGTCACATGTGTAGTCATGCACTCTCACACCTCCGTTTTCTCGCGCCAATCTGGCTGTCTCTTTGTTCCCTTCTTGATTAATATCCCATAGAACCAAAGTGGCTCCAAGCTTGGCAAATTTTAAAGCCATAAGCCTTCCAATTCCACTTCCAGATCCAGTTATAAGCACTATTTCACCAGCAACACTTTTTTTCCGCACAGGGATAAATAATAAAAGGAAAGACTCCAGCATCAGATACAGTAACTTCCCAAGGAAAATAAGTGTTTCCAGAAAGAAGTTCATCTTACAGAGGATTTTTCCAAACAGCTGTTCAAAGGAGTAACAAAGAGAGACTCAATTAGCAACAATGAACATGAAGCTTGTCGTCCAGCACTCCAGGCATGCTAGCAGCCAggctaaataaaatacaaatcacACACAGTGTCAGCTAACAAAACCCAGTATTAAATAAGCAACTCATatcattttggaatctagaataAAATATGCTAAAGATGCGTTGGCTGCAGTTTTGACCCAACTGATGTTTGGGAAGGTCTGTATTCTATATGAGGAATGGATAACCTCTTTGCGCCCAAgtgccaataaataaataaattgcagcaGTCTACCTATGAAGATATTGGTGTGTGCTAGTAAAAAGGTGGGGACTAAGTGGGGAGACATTCAGCCAGATATTCTGGGAGCAAGCTGAGCCCCAGGAGGAGGTACGCACCCACTCAAGGTACACACCACTTAAGGTACACACATTTAAAATTTAAGAATTTGTCTAATTAATTCTAATTCTAAATTagaattctaaataaataaataaattctaattCTATATGAGCTGCAGTTTATTCCCACTGCAGTTCCTTAGCCATACAACTGCTTCACACCCAACCTTACCAGTTTTCCTTTATcctatttttttatttcagcTCCTCTTTTGATTTAATCAAAGTGGTAAGCATACCACTaagacaacccagcccaaaaacCAAGACAGGGTAAAAGCTGGAACAGGCCAGaatgggcattaaacaaatagtggtactgcaaaaaacagtggcatccattaaagacactggagaataatattttagaaatgaaaacatggaaatatcatgtTTTTATTAAACATGAATCAAAATGTTCCCCAAACACAACAGAACAGGCCAGAACAGGGACTAAACAAATGCTAGTACAACAAACAACAGTGGGAAGCATAGGCACAGGAGAACTgtatttcagaaatgaaaacatgcaaaTATCATGCTTTTCTTAAACCCTTCACAGCCAAGTATTTATTTGATGCCTGTTGCATAGTATTCTAGGAGCTTttaggcagggaaagggttaataaactAATGATATTTCAGTGTTTTCAATTCTAAAATGTTGTTCTTTATTGTCTTTAATACATCCAATTGTTTTTGCAGTTctagcatttatttagtgcctgttctggcctgttccatggtgttccaggagcattttggcaggtgaagggttaataaaagtgttccagttcagtgtttttatttctaaaatcttgttcttcaGTGTCTTTAAtgcatctcactgttttttttttgcggtaccactatttgtttaatgtcCGTTCTGGCTTTTACACCATCCCTCAGAGAACTCTGCCAAAATGTCAAAAAATCTTTCCCTAAAATCAGCTGAGTGCACCTGTATGCATTTGTACTACCGGTTTGTTCCTCTCAAGTTCTTCAATGCTTAATACATTTACTTAGAAGCAATTCCATGAACATAAGAAGTGCAAAATAAGGAACCTCAGGATATAGAATAACCAAGGCTGGATCTTTAGTCCCTCTAATGGCAGAGAAACGGACTTGGTGAATTAGAGTTAGTTGAGAAATTAAATGCTATGGGAGCAATCCTAATCAGGTCTGCTttgaagtaaatcccattttagaTAACATGCCTCTTCTTAacttcaaaaatgtttttaaataaacatgCAGAGTTGAGAAAGAAACATGAATCCTATTGTTCTTCTACAAATCTATGTACACAGACTCAACTCCTTATCTCTtaatgctaagtttcaaaaagcctaatgaatagaagattgtttggGATGGAATAGATATGGATGAGGAGGAGATGTTAAGAATTAAGCGTGAGA is a genomic window containing:
- the LOC129333551 gene encoding epidermal retinol dehydrogenase 2-like isoform X1, yielding MLFGKILCKMNFFLETLIFLGKLLYLMLESFLLLFIPVRKKSVAGEIVLITGSGSGIGRLMALKFAKLGATLVLWDINQEGNKETARLARENGGVRVHDYTCDCSKKQEIYRVADQVKKEVGDVSILINNAGIVTGKKFLDCPDSLIEKTMEVNTMANIWTCKAFLPAMMAANHGHLVTIASSAGLIGVTGLMDYCASKFAAVGFLESLEAEMRGLRKTGIRTTVVCPFFINTGMFEGCKTKWPHLLPILEQEYAAQRIVTGVLREELSVIMPRVLYFAVALKNVLPTKIFFLIADYVGVFTFMDTFIGRGKKK